One region of Priestia megaterium genomic DNA includes:
- a CDS encoding DUF1878 family protein, whose amino-acid sequence MDVVKEVKLLKYQMSLMKHMINVVEHPFFMFVIDHEFEENQVKVFLKILGVFSCRIKGEEIFEWYQNDQLFSQFNLPLDKLYASEQPTLEELKSVVAKIFYQEFELEYLLYSLKKQCIQMEVCDFFLQRLKIDLK is encoded by the coding sequence TTGGACGTAGTAAAAGAAGTGAAGCTATTAAAATATCAAATGAGTCTCATGAAGCACATGATTAACGTAGTGGAACATCCCTTTTTTATGTTTGTGATTGATCATGAATTTGAAGAAAATCAAGTGAAGGTATTCTTGAAGATACTAGGTGTGTTTAGCTGCCGAATAAAAGGTGAAGAAATTTTCGAATGGTATCAAAATGATCAGCTATTCTCTCAATTTAATCTTCCGTTGGATAAATTATATGCGTCAGAACAACCAACTTTAGAGGAATTAAAATCGGTTGTCGCTAAGATCTTTTATCAGGAATTTGAACTAGAATATTTATTGTACAGTTTAAAGAAGCAGTGTATTCAAATGGAAGTGTGTGACTTTTTCTTGCAGCGTTTAAAAATAGATTTGAAATAA
- a CDS encoding Cof-type HAD-IIB family hydrolase has product MSYKIIFFDVDGTLTHHENGTISTKTREVVKSLKHKGLKIVAATGRPLSLCEEVKELGIDTLITANGAFTVHNEKIIHKLSMDKHAVREVFEYAASENHGLSFYTKELSMNGVKDKNILKALNETLSLSDYPQISERIYDEDIYLMCLFADEKTAEQYAQRFPHLMFKRWHPFVVSVLQEEITKSVAILNVLNYFNIDHSEAIAFGDGENDIDMIELAGLGIAMGNGSDKLKSAADFVTKKSGEEGIEFALKKFKVL; this is encoded by the coding sequence ATGAGCTATAAAATTATATTCTTTGACGTGGACGGAACTCTTACTCATCACGAAAACGGGACGATTTCCACCAAAACTCGAGAGGTTGTAAAAAGTTTAAAGCACAAAGGATTAAAAATCGTAGCCGCTACTGGAAGGCCTTTATCTCTGTGTGAAGAAGTTAAAGAATTAGGTATAGATACGCTTATTACCGCAAACGGAGCGTTTACTGTACATAATGAAAAAATCATTCATAAGCTGTCTATGGATAAGCACGCTGTGCGCGAAGTTTTTGAATACGCTGCATCAGAAAATCACGGTCTTTCATTTTACACAAAAGAGCTCAGCATGAACGGTGTCAAAGATAAAAATATTTTAAAAGCCCTGAACGAAACATTATCGCTTAGTGATTATCCTCAAATAAGTGAGCGTATTTACGATGAAGATATTTATTTAATGTGCTTATTCGCTGATGAAAAAACGGCTGAACAGTATGCACAGCGATTTCCTCATTTAATGTTCAAAAGGTGGCATCCTTTTGTCGTAAGTGTTCTTCAAGAAGAAATCACAAAGTCGGTAGCTATCCTAAACGTCTTAAACTATTTTAACATCGATCACTCCGAAGCTATCGCATTTGGAGACGGCGAAAACGATATTGATATGATCGAGTTAGCCGGCCTTGGAATTGCGATGGGAAATGGATCTGATAAGTTAAAAAGCGCTGCTGATTTTGTCACGAAGAAATCGGGTGAAGAGGGGATTGAGTTTGCCCTTAAAAAATTTAAAGTCCTATAG
- a CDS encoding cupin domain-containing protein, whose amino-acid sequence MKIYKFSKKHGKKVEKYQSNLATYVKMIQTNEAATIGYMYIDGEGTVGYHEAPIPQLFIVVEGEGWVTGEDQKRISIKRGEAALWEKGEWHTSGSETGMAAIVIQSEELNPETFMERKKHA is encoded by the coding sequence TTGAAAATCTATAAATTTAGTAAAAAACATGGCAAAAAAGTAGAAAAATATCAGTCGAATTTAGCTACTTACGTAAAAATGATTCAAACAAACGAAGCAGCTACGATCGGTTATATGTATATAGACGGAGAAGGAACGGTAGGATATCACGAAGCGCCTATACCTCAGTTATTTATCGTAGTCGAAGGTGAAGGGTGGGTAACAGGAGAGGATCAAAAACGAATTTCGATTAAACGTGGAGAAGCAGCACTGTGGGAAAAAGGAGAGTGGCATACATCGGGAAGTGAAACCGGTATGGCGGCCATTGTCATTCAATCGGAGGAGCTAAATCCTGAAACATTTATGGAAAGGAAAAAGCACGCTTAG
- a CDS encoding erythromycin esterase family protein has product MGIFFRGKEKYLNSIEWLSKNSIHLSKPTECKPQEFGFLRHIVKDKRVVWLGENGHNIREHNMMKSKIIEFLHKEMNFTVLAFESGLAECHSANELKEEFTDEDFLKNAIYSLWATKENLSLFQLMKKSDLSLIGIDINPSSNPDLFVKFVQQLSPVVSEDVIEKIEYIEAGVYKWYYQLGQYKARRKKVPAEMLREFEEFKEKVSAVIGDLEAYLHEEYVLYLENQELVCKVKMIIRCLQNRLYFINHIHHNHRTYKKVREKRMKENLEWVCQDLYPDEKIIIWAHNLHIFKQYKTFTGFEPLGAIVSNEIKKQSYYLGLFMYEGEIHTDTGQAYKIEKPPKKSLEDYMHQVQSPALFTDFSQVEKNSDNKWIFTKTIFLESGTMPTLFVPRNQLDGALLVESVSPPEYLKRSKNK; this is encoded by the coding sequence ATGGGAATTTTTTTTAGAGGAAAAGAGAAGTATTTAAACTCTATAGAATGGCTATCTAAAAACTCAATCCATTTAAGCAAACCAACTGAATGTAAGCCGCAAGAGTTTGGATTTCTCCGTCATATCGTAAAAGATAAGAGAGTTGTGTGGTTAGGGGAAAACGGTCATAACATAAGAGAACATAATATGATGAAGTCAAAAATAATAGAATTTCTACATAAAGAAATGAATTTTACCGTACTGGCATTTGAAAGCGGCTTGGCGGAATGCCATAGTGCTAATGAGTTAAAGGAAGAGTTTACAGATGAAGACTTTTTAAAAAACGCGATTTATTCTTTATGGGCAACAAAAGAAAATCTGTCTTTGTTTCAGCTGATGAAAAAATCAGATTTAAGTTTAATAGGAATCGATATTAATCCTTCTTCTAATCCTGATCTTTTCGTAAAATTTGTTCAGCAGCTGAGTCCCGTAGTATCTGAAGACGTGATAGAAAAGATAGAATACATTGAAGCAGGCGTATATAAATGGTACTACCAGCTAGGGCAATATAAAGCGAGAAGAAAAAAAGTCCCAGCAGAAATGCTACGTGAGTTTGAAGAGTTTAAAGAAAAAGTAAGCGCAGTGATAGGAGATTTAGAAGCTTATCTACATGAAGAATACGTTTTGTATCTTGAAAATCAAGAGCTTGTATGTAAAGTTAAAATGATTATTCGATGCCTGCAAAATCGCTTGTATTTTATTAACCATATTCACCATAACCACCGAACGTATAAAAAAGTAAGAGAAAAAAGGATGAAAGAAAATCTAGAGTGGGTTTGTCAAGATCTGTATCCTGACGAGAAAATTATTATTTGGGCCCATAACCTTCATATCTTTAAACAATACAAAACGTTTACGGGATTTGAACCTCTAGGAGCAATTGTCTCTAATGAAATAAAAAAACAGTCTTATTACTTAGGCTTATTTATGTATGAAGGTGAAATACATACGGATACAGGGCAGGCATACAAAATAGAGAAGCCGCCGAAAAAAAGTCTAGAGGACTATATGCATCAAGTGCAGTCACCGGCTTTATTTACCGATTTCTCACAGGTTGAAAAAAACTCAGACAACAAATGGATATTTACTAAAACGATCTTTTTAGAAAGTGGTACTATGCCAACTTTATTTGTACCGCGTAATCAGCTAGACGGTGCTTTACTCGTTGAGTCTGTTTCTCCGCCCGAGTATCTTAAACGGAGTAAAAATAAATAA
- a CDS encoding beta-carotene 15,15'-monooxygenase, protein MVLHKKTVSLVALFLLLLVISSNYVLYHSSFGLQSLPGNFNGVVVGSILDLSLVAPLLFLAWQRKFSVKYFIVLMATGLIAARFIIPSEYLASFQSVMWLGVGIEGVLIFFELSLLFMLAKNVPPILKRVKSSSLPLLFSFSRAINEKFPKQTFIHILCSEMLMFYYAFGTWKKQPSTEVNTFTLYKRSSFITFQIMIIHAIVIETLGLHWLLHNTSMTLSIVLLILNIYSIVFFIGDIQALRLNPLRVEDDRIYVSFGLAKRMEISFKDIEEIIEDTHILEQKLPSTTIEFIARDFETVHPDLLLTLKSPVEATLFMGIKKKYQQVAIRVDDPHAFKKIVKERLEKAQPDELI, encoded by the coding sequence TTGGTTCTTCATAAAAAAACGGTGTCTCTGGTCGCTCTTTTTTTACTGCTGTTAGTAATAAGTTCAAATTACGTGTTATATCATTCTTCTTTTGGACTTCAGTCGTTGCCTGGTAATTTCAACGGAGTAGTAGTAGGTTCTATTTTAGACTTAAGCCTTGTGGCTCCGCTCTTATTTCTAGCTTGGCAGCGTAAGTTCAGCGTAAAATATTTTATTGTATTAATGGCCACAGGTCTTATTGCTGCGCGTTTTATCATTCCAAGTGAATATTTAGCTTCTTTTCAGTCGGTTATGTGGCTAGGCGTTGGCATAGAAGGGGTACTCATTTTCTTTGAACTTTCGCTGCTGTTTATGCTGGCTAAAAACGTACCGCCTATTTTGAAAAGAGTCAAATCAAGCTCTTTACCGCTTTTATTTTCCTTTTCGCGGGCTATAAACGAAAAGTTTCCCAAACAAACTTTTATACACATACTGTGTTCAGAAATGCTGATGTTTTACTATGCGTTTGGAACGTGGAAGAAGCAGCCGAGTACTGAAGTTAACACCTTTACTCTGTATAAGCGCTCAAGTTTTATTACGTTTCAAATTATGATTATTCACGCGATTGTTATTGAAACATTAGGGCTTCACTGGCTGCTGCACAATACGTCTATGACTCTTTCAATCGTTTTACTGATCCTTAATATTTACAGTATTGTTTTCTTTATAGGAGATATTCAAGCATTAAGGCTTAACCCTTTACGAGTTGAAGACGACCGTATATACGTTTCGTTTGGCTTAGCCAAGCGTATGGAAATCTCTTTTAAAGATATTGAAGAAATAATAGAAGACACTCACATCCTCGAACAAAAGCTACCCAGCACCACGATTGAATTTATCGCACGCGACTTTGAAACCGTTCATCCCGATCTTTTACTAACACTAAAGTCTCCAGTAGAGGCGACGCTTTTTATGGGAATTAAAAAGAAGTATCAGCAGGTCGCCATTCGCGTAGATGATCCTCATGCGTTTAAGAAAATAGTCAAAGAACGTTTGGAGAAAGCTCAGCCGGATGAGTTGATCTAG
- a CDS encoding antibiotic biosynthesis monooxygenase family protein produces the protein MGGISKTPEPPYYAVIFASERTEGEKGYGLMADKMVELASKQKGFLGIESARDQDLGITVSYWDSLESIKMWKEHSAHRVAQHKGKTEWYQTFSLRVCKVERHSFFEM, from the coding sequence ATGGGTGGAATCTCTAAAACCCCTGAACCGCCTTATTATGCCGTTATTTTTGCTTCTGAACGAACGGAAGGTGAGAAGGGTTATGGACTAATGGCAGATAAAATGGTGGAGCTTGCATCTAAACAAAAAGGCTTTTTAGGAATAGAAAGTGCCAGAGATCAAGACTTAGGCATTACCGTTTCATACTGGGATTCCTTAGAATCAATCAAAATGTGGAAAGAACATTCAGCTCACCGCGTAGCCCAGCACAAAGGAAAAACAGAATGGTATCAAACGTTTTCGCTTAGAGTGTGTAAAGTGGAAAGACATAGCTTTTTTGAGATGTAG
- a CDS encoding alpha/beta fold hydrolase translates to MFKDGYVKVNDVNLHYVTKGEGELMLFLHGFPYFWYTWHHQLEEFSKDYRVVAVDMRGYNLSDKPEEISSYSMPILMEDVKQLIEAFGEKECVLVAHDWGGAVAWAFAYTYPQYVKKLVMFDAPHPYTFIRELAENPAQREASSYMSFFQKPNSQDELLANHSEKLRNMLTEPGIKKGYLTKEEEAKYVEAWNQPNAMKSMLNYYRASSLYPFEERVHKPVALPHKVFESPTLIVWGNADEAFENSNLDGIEEYVPNVTIHRLDGVGHAPQHEQPEKVNEFMREFLSK, encoded by the coding sequence ATGTTTAAAGACGGTTATGTAAAAGTAAATGATGTAAATCTTCATTATGTAACAAAAGGTGAAGGCGAGCTTATGCTGTTTCTACACGGATTCCCTTACTTTTGGTATACATGGCACCATCAGTTAGAAGAGTTTTCGAAAGATTATCGCGTGGTAGCTGTAGATATGCGAGGCTATAACTTATCAGATAAGCCAGAAGAAATTTCTTCTTACAGCATGCCCATTCTAATGGAAGATGTAAAGCAACTAATTGAAGCATTTGGTGAAAAAGAGTGTGTGCTAGTGGCGCATGATTGGGGCGGCGCTGTAGCATGGGCATTTGCTTATACATATCCGCAGTATGTCAAAAAGTTAGTGATGTTTGATGCACCGCACCCTTACACATTTATAAGAGAGCTTGCTGAAAATCCTGCTCAACGAGAAGCAAGCAGCTATATGAGCTTTTTCCAAAAGCCAAACTCTCAGGATGAGCTACTCGCGAATCATAGTGAAAAATTAAGAAACATGCTGACGGAGCCTGGCATCAAAAAAGGCTATTTAACAAAAGAAGAAGAAGCTAAATACGTAGAGGCGTGGAACCAGCCGAATGCAATGAAATCCATGCTTAACTACTACCGTGCGTCTTCCCTTTATCCGTTTGAAGAGCGCGTTCATAAACCTGTAGCACTGCCGCATAAAGTATTCGAATCTCCAACTTTAATTGTATGGGGAAATGCGGACGAAGCGTTTGAAAATAGTAATTTAGATGGAATTGAAGAGTACGTTCCAAACGTAACGATTCACCGCTTAGATGGTGTAGGACATGCTCCTCAACATGAGCAGCCAGAAAAGGTGAATGAATTTATGAGAGAGTTTTTAAGCAAATAA
- a CDS encoding sensor histidine kinase: MGKIKKWMNRATLKAQFVLSFHLILLYSLLATLLTWGIVIAVNWFLMPGALNPANYYEKQIPDILQFVKEKEDALLSKDAKNQVESVIPLEGMDYQIINKKGQIVYGSMSTSYIKNKRDLYSQVNTNIRSGKYIIKVYPLFNSKEEVNGAIALRYQLNMASANPNIKWIVALVTFVSLASPFLYFYLFAYLFGRRFSKKIERPFNELMTAAKNIQHNNLDFSLSLTQDAKELSQLLHAFEEMRKELKQSLAKQWQLEEDRKDMTAAIAHDLRTPLTIIHGHTEILVEGSKRDPERLDRYLHTIYTNTQRSIQLLNQLQEVSVIENPGFTVKREPIDIISFVHEKTNEFQLLCQKKEIAFLPSVSETEASSQFYGDPQRISQVLDNIITNCIRYTPERGEIGWNTVIHHGEVIFEIHDTGPGFALSNKEQVFKKFYREDASRTSGHGNLGLGLYIAHSIVKNHGGSITVDNKETGGALFKIVLPIRKE; the protein is encoded by the coding sequence ATGGGTAAAATAAAAAAATGGATGAACCGAGCAACATTAAAAGCGCAGTTTGTGTTATCGTTTCATTTAATCTTACTGTACAGCCTGCTTGCGACGCTTTTAACGTGGGGAATTGTGATTGCAGTAAACTGGTTTCTTATGCCTGGAGCACTGAATCCAGCAAATTACTATGAAAAACAAATTCCTGATATTCTTCAGTTCGTCAAAGAAAAAGAAGATGCGCTTCTTTCTAAAGATGCTAAAAACCAAGTAGAATCGGTTATTCCGCTAGAAGGAATGGATTATCAAATTATAAATAAAAAAGGGCAAATCGTGTATGGATCCATGTCCACTTCATACATAAAAAATAAACGTGATCTTTACTCTCAGGTCAATACCAATATCCGCTCAGGTAAATATATTATAAAAGTTTATCCGCTTTTTAATTCAAAAGAAGAAGTAAACGGGGCGATTGCGCTACGGTATCAATTAAATATGGCCTCTGCTAATCCAAATATTAAATGGATTGTTGCGCTTGTTACATTTGTATCGCTAGCTAGTCCGTTTCTTTATTTTTACTTGTTTGCTTATTTGTTTGGAAGACGATTTAGTAAAAAAATTGAACGGCCTTTTAACGAGCTGATGACCGCAGCCAAAAACATTCAGCATAATAATTTGGATTTTTCGCTGTCCCTGACTCAAGACGCCAAAGAATTAAGTCAGCTGCTTCATGCCTTTGAAGAAATGCGAAAAGAATTAAAGCAATCGTTAGCTAAACAGTGGCAGCTAGAAGAAGACCGCAAAGATATGACGGCCGCGATTGCGCATGATTTACGAACGCCTCTTACGATTATTCATGGCCATACGGAAATTTTAGTAGAAGGAAGCAAAAGAGATCCAGAGAGGCTCGATAGATATTTACATACGATCTACACAAATACACAGCGTTCGATTCAGCTATTAAATCAGCTGCAAGAAGTATCTGTGATCGAAAATCCGGGCTTTACCGTAAAGAGAGAGCCAATCGATATAATCTCATTTGTTCATGAGAAAACAAACGAGTTTCAGCTTTTATGTCAAAAAAAAGAGATTGCCTTTTTACCTTCGGTTAGTGAAACAGAAGCATCAAGTCAATTTTACGGAGATCCTCAGCGCATTTCTCAAGTATTAGATAATATTATTACAAACTGTATTCGCTACACGCCTGAACGAGGGGAAATAGGGTGGAATACCGTCATTCATCACGGCGAAGTGATTTTTGAAATACATGATACGGGTCCCGGCTTTGCGTTATCGAACAAAGAGCAGGTGTTTAAAAAGTTTTACAGAGAAGATGCGTCAAGAACAAGCGGCCACGGAAACTTAGGGTTAGGTCTTTATATTGCTCATTCCATTGTGAAAAACCACGGAGGAAGCATCACGGTCGATAATAAAGAGACGGGAGGGGCATTATTTAAGATTGTTCTTCCGATAAGGAAAGAGTAA
- a CDS encoding response regulator transcription factor, with protein MNQTILLVDDEKDIISFMKDALQDEGYEVVFAYEGQEALTKLKINPDLIVLDVMMPGMDGFALCEMIRKSISCPIIFLSAKQTEQDRVKGLLVGGDDYLVKPFSMKELKARIYAHLRREQRISSNSYNRLHFGELTIDLNGYQILHNNEVIPFTSREFEMIHFLALHPGQVFTREQLYEKVWGYDAEGDSSTITEHVKKIRAKLLKYDETPYISTVWGIGYKWVK; from the coding sequence ATGAACCAAACAATTTTACTAGTGGACGACGAAAAAGACATTATTTCCTTTATGAAAGATGCGCTGCAAGATGAAGGATATGAGGTGGTGTTTGCTTACGAAGGGCAAGAAGCGTTAACAAAGTTAAAAATAAATCCAGACTTAATTGTGCTGGATGTGATGATGCCAGGCATGGACGGCTTTGCGCTTTGTGAAATGATCCGAAAAAGCATATCATGCCCCATTATCTTTCTAAGTGCCAAACAAACGGAGCAGGACCGAGTAAAAGGACTATTAGTCGGTGGAGATGATTACTTAGTTAAGCCTTTTAGCATGAAAGAACTAAAAGCCCGCATTTATGCTCATCTGCGCCGAGAACAAAGAATTAGCAGTAACTCTTACAACAGGCTTCACTTTGGAGAGTTAACCATTGATTTAAACGGCTATCAAATTCTACATAACAATGAAGTGATTCCGTTTACTTCAAGAGAATTTGAGATGATTCATTTCCTTGCTCTTCATCCAGGTCAGGTTTTTACACGTGAGCAGCTGTATGAAAAAGTGTGGGGCTACGACGCGGAAGGAGATTCGTCTACGATTACAGAACACGTGAAAAAAATTAGAGCAAAACTATTAAAATATGACGAAACGCCTTACATCTCAACCGTTTGGGGAATTGGCTACAAATGGGTAAAATAA
- a CDS encoding ABC transporter permease → MMTGLFVSELERTFKRKKTAVVLGVYIGLLAFSWFFFFQRGGISFFDAAHDVKIDSLNSAPLLLRDLSFVITFIVIPMFVADSFNGEYTSGALRMVLIRPHHRLKLFFVKWAVQCLLVFIILCITWVVGTCLGRMVMPHVNETTFLGGQTVGTIGALLYSLKFYGICFCIFIAVISIGSILSVLMPNSILSYVATIGALIGSVYVSDKLSFFFSVTDSVFRELSKPNSEFLVNLLFPILFISLIINLFVWKKKEWVG, encoded by the coding sequence ATGATGACAGGACTTTTTGTCAGTGAATTAGAGCGAACGTTTAAACGGAAAAAGACAGCAGTGGTACTAGGTGTGTACATAGGATTACTTGCTTTTAGTTGGTTCTTTTTCTTTCAAAGGGGAGGCATTTCATTTTTTGATGCGGCTCATGACGTAAAAATTGATTCTTTAAATTCAGCACCACTGCTTCTTCGAGACCTATCGTTTGTGATTACGTTTATTGTTATTCCTATGTTTGTGGCAGATAGTTTTAACGGCGAGTATACGTCGGGAGCGCTGCGCATGGTACTAATTCGACCGCACCATCGTTTGAAGCTGTTTTTTGTAAAGTGGGCGGTTCAATGTTTACTAGTTTTTATTATTCTTTGTATTACGTGGGTAGTGGGGACATGTCTTGGAAGAATGGTTATGCCTCATGTAAATGAAACAACGTTTTTAGGAGGACAGACTGTAGGAACTATTGGAGCGTTACTATATTCGCTCAAATTTTACGGCATTTGTTTTTGTATCTTTATAGCGGTAATTAGCATCGGGAGTATCCTGAGTGTGCTTATGCCTAATTCCATTTTATCTTACGTCGCAACCATTGGTGCTTTAATTGGAAGCGTGTATGTGTCAGATAAACTAAGCTTCTTTTTCTCCGTAACCGATTCTGTTTTTCGTGAATTAAGCAAGCCAAACTCTGAATTTTTAGTAAACCTATTATTTCCAATTTTGTTCATTAGCCTTATAATAAACCTATTCGTGTGGAAAAAGAAAGAATGGGTAGGGTGA
- a CDS encoding ABC transporter permease subunit gives MKELLVAEWERLWKRKVAWLTFLLVPVVLLVASSYLQKQNGALTVDLPQYTFAGNFPVLSLAEMLFTVFNAMFLVFITLVVTEEYRSGQLRMVMMRSYSFKEIILAKAIALLLFNLLFFITYFCVSYAIGFLMFEHPQSYFVFYHNHVFNIKEALVYNLAFYGYAYLTTIAICCVLFFISVISKTTTTAVGIGVAFILISFSYPTLLRGFRQWMSEELFGQLFFTSVPMIQWQGITVMMAENPQFVGWNVGVLGFYILFFGGLTYVAIRKKESFL, from the coding sequence ATGAAGGAGCTGTTAGTAGCGGAGTGGGAAAGACTTTGGAAACGAAAAGTGGCCTGGCTGACCTTTTTGTTAGTGCCGGTGGTGCTGTTAGTTGCTTCTTCTTATCTCCAAAAACAAAATGGAGCACTCACAGTCGATTTACCACAGTATACGTTTGCGGGAAACTTTCCTGTGCTGAGCTTAGCCGAAATGTTATTTACAGTTTTTAATGCCATGTTCTTAGTTTTTATTACGCTCGTGGTTACTGAAGAGTACCGGTCAGGACAGCTGCGAATGGTCATGATGCGATCGTATTCGTTTAAAGAAATCATCCTCGCAAAAGCCATAGCGCTTCTGCTGTTTAATTTACTGTTTTTTATCACGTATTTCTGTGTGAGCTATGCGATAGGCTTTCTAATGTTTGAACACCCGCAAAGCTACTTTGTATTTTATCACAACCATGTCTTCAACATAAAAGAAGCGCTAGTATATAATCTTGCATTCTATGGATATGCCTATTTAACGACGATTGCAATATGCTGTGTGCTGTTTTTTATCTCTGTTATCAGCAAAACGACTACTACGGCTGTTGGAATTGGGGTTGCTTTTATACTAATATCATTTTCGTATCCTACTTTATTAAGAGGGTTTAGGCAGTGGATGAGTGAAGAGCTCTTTGGACAGCTTTTCTTTACTTCCGTACCGATGATTCAATGGCAGGGCATTACAGTCATGATGGCAGAAAACCCGCAGTTTGTAGGGTGGAATGTCGGCGTTTTAGGTTTTTATATTTTATTTTTTGGCGGTTTAACGTATGTAGCTATTCGAAAAAAAGAATCGTTTCTATAA
- a CDS encoding ABC transporter ATP-binding protein, whose product MKNIILEVKSVSKKVRRRHLVKEVSFQIGEGEICGLLGPNGAGKTTLIRLLTGLIKPTGGEVFITNKPIVSQRKEALQSVGAIVESPIFFPYMTGKENLANLARLHPFSTKQERQQRVKEVLDIVGLTGRENDKVRTYSLGMKQRLGIAQALLGDPDLLILDEPANGLDPMGVRELRELLFTLKRDYNKTILISSHLLDELQRVCDQIVVMREGELMWDGALDQLASGKNLEDAFVELVSQ is encoded by the coding sequence ATGAAAAATATTATTTTAGAGGTAAAGAGCGTTTCGAAAAAAGTGAGACGTCGTCACTTAGTAAAAGAAGTATCGTTTCAAATTGGGGAAGGGGAAATATGCGGACTGCTAGGGCCAAACGGAGCTGGTAAAACAACGTTAATTCGTTTATTGACGGGGTTGATTAAACCAACTGGGGGAGAAGTTTTTATTACTAATAAACCTATTGTTTCACAAAGAAAAGAAGCACTGCAAAGCGTTGGTGCGATTGTAGAGTCACCCATCTTTTTTCCTTATATGACGGGAAAAGAAAACCTGGCAAACTTAGCTCGACTGCATCCATTTTCAACAAAGCAAGAAAGGCAGCAAAGAGTAAAAGAAGTGCTTGATATTGTGGGATTAACCGGCAGAGAAAATGATAAAGTTCGAACGTATTCTCTTGGGATGAAGCAAAGACTCGGTATTGCTCAAGCGCTCCTAGGCGACCCGGACTTATTAATACTAGATGAGCCAGCCAACGGCTTAGATCCAATGGGCGTACGTGAACTGCGCGAGCTGCTTTTTACCTTAAAACGTGACTATAACAAAACGATTTTAATCTCTAGTCATTTACTGGATGAATTACAGCGAGTATGTGATCAAATTGTGGTGATGAGAGAAGGAGAGCTAATGTGGGACGGCGCTTTAGATCAGTTAGCATCCGGTAAAAATCTTGAAGATGCGTTTGTAGAGCTGGTGTCGCAATGA
- a CDS encoding YesK family protein, whose amino-acid sequence MMIGGPLLIALLPGVLILMLTWLFRKMKWNKVIRMLPSMLTVMAAAVFFYIGYVEVRGFEGAGYLFLCVCLLVFATVAFIIAKKPVG is encoded by the coding sequence ATGATGATAGGCGGTCCTTTACTGATTGCACTGCTGCCAGGTGTACTTATACTCATGTTAACTTGGCTGTTCAGAAAAATGAAATGGAACAAGGTCATTAGAATGCTTCCTTCAATGCTTACCGTTATGGCTGCCGCTGTGTTTTTTTATATTGGCTATGTAGAAGTAAGAGGGTTTGAAGGCGCTGGCTATTTGTTTTTATGCGTATGTTTACTTGTGTTTGCGACTGTTGCATTTATCATTGCCAAAAAACCTGTAGGATAA